From the Streptomyces pluripotens genome, one window contains:
- a CDS encoding glycosyltransferase family 2 protein has translation MVELRIAVAVVTMGNRPAEVDALLESVAKQDLAPARIVIVGNGCRLPEFTSRLSLPGEVTTIEVEENLGCPGGRNTALARLREYGDVDVVVELDDDGLLVDADVLRRVRDLYAAEPRLGIVGFRIADERGETQQRHVPRVGRSDPMRGGYVAGFLGGGHALRMAMLAETGDWPARFFFAHEETDLAWRAVDAGWKIRYTPELLLQHPKTSPARHAIYYRVNARNRVWLVRRRLPLPLVPVHLGVWVLLTLARTRSVAGLKAWFGGFAEGLREPAGERRPMRWRTVWRLTRLGRPPVI, from the coding sequence GTGGTGGAGCTGAGGATCGCCGTCGCCGTGGTGACCATGGGGAACCGGCCGGCAGAGGTCGACGCCCTGCTGGAGTCCGTGGCGAAGCAGGATCTCGCCCCCGCCCGCATCGTGATCGTGGGCAACGGCTGTCGGCTGCCGGAGTTCACCAGCCGTCTCTCCCTGCCCGGCGAGGTCACCACCATCGAAGTCGAGGAGAACCTCGGCTGCCCCGGCGGCCGGAACACCGCGCTTGCGCGGCTGCGGGAGTACGGGGACGTCGATGTCGTCGTGGAACTGGACGACGACGGGCTGCTCGTCGACGCCGACGTACTGCGGCGCGTACGAGACCTTTACGCCGCCGAGCCCCGCCTGGGCATCGTCGGCTTCCGCATCGCCGACGAGCGGGGCGAGACCCAGCAGCGGCACGTTCCCCGGGTGGGCAGGTCGGACCCGATGCGCGGGGGATACGTCGCCGGCTTCCTCGGCGGCGGGCACGCACTGCGGATGGCGATGCTGGCCGAGACCGGGGACTGGCCGGCCCGGTTCTTCTTCGCGCACGAGGAGACCGACCTCGCCTGGCGGGCCGTCGACGCCGGCTGGAAGATCCGCTACACCCCCGAACTACTGCTCCAGCACCCCAAGACCTCGCCGGCGCGGCACGCCATCTACTACCGCGTCAACGCCCGGAACCGTGTCTGGCTCGTCCGGCGCCGGCTGCCGCTGCCGCTCGTCCCCGTGCACCTGGGCGTGTGGGTGCTGCTCACCCTCGCCCGCACCCGCTCCGTGGCCGGGCTGAAGGCGTGGTTCGGCGGGTTCGCGGAAGGGCTGCGGGAGCCGGCCGGGGAACGACGGCCCATGCGCTGGCGAACGGTGTGGCGGCTTACCCGGCTCGGGCGTCCGCCGGTGATCTGA
- a CDS encoding HoxN/HupN/NixA family nickel/cobalt transporter has protein sequence MTVSEGVSETTAAPSTPHSFRWRREDTVRTAGLLAMIVALHVVAFGILFLLVIPHHYEVGTKAFGIGLGVTAYTLGMRHAFDVDHIAAIDNTTRKLMADGKRPVSVGFWFALGHSSVVVVMAVLVAGGAKLAGTLMNDDSRTHQVLGAVGTTVSGSFLYLIAALNLVALFGILRVFRAMRAGHYDETELEAHLDSRGFMNRILGRLTRSVRRPGQMFPLGFVFGIGFDTSTEVLLLALAGNGAAAGLPWYAVLCLPLLFAAGMSLFDTLDGTFMNFAYQWAFSNPVRKVFYNLTITGLSIAVAFFVGTIELVGVLHDKLGLRDDVTGWIAGLDLDNVGYVIVGLFVVVWAAAITYWRLARVEERWSVRTADPR, from the coding sequence ATGACCGTGTCCGAAGGCGTGTCCGAAACGACCGCCGCCCCGTCCACCCCCCACTCCTTCCGCTGGCGCCGCGAGGACACCGTCCGGACAGCCGGTCTGCTGGCCATGATCGTCGCACTGCACGTGGTGGCGTTCGGGATCCTGTTCCTGCTCGTGATTCCGCATCACTACGAGGTCGGTACAAAGGCGTTCGGCATCGGCCTGGGCGTGACGGCGTACACGCTCGGCATGCGGCACGCCTTCGACGTGGACCACATAGCGGCGATCGACAACACCACCCGCAAGCTGATGGCCGACGGCAAGCGGCCGGTTTCGGTGGGGTTCTGGTTCGCGCTGGGGCACTCCAGCGTGGTCGTCGTCATGGCCGTGCTGGTCGCCGGTGGCGCGAAGCTCGCCGGCACCCTGATGAACGACGATTCCCGGACCCATCAGGTCCTCGGCGCCGTCGGCACCACGGTCTCCGGTTCCTTCCTGTACCTCATCGCGGCCCTCAACCTCGTCGCGCTGTTCGGCATCCTGCGCGTCTTCCGGGCCATGCGCGCCGGGCACTACGACGAGACGGAGCTGGAGGCCCACCTCGACTCGCGCGGCTTCATGAACCGCATCCTGGGCCGGCTCACCAGGTCCGTCCGGCGCCCGGGGCAGATGTTCCCGCTCGGTTTCGTCTTCGGTATCGGCTTCGACACCTCCACCGAGGTCCTGCTGCTCGCCCTGGCCGGGAACGGTGCCGCCGCCGGGCTCCCCTGGTACGCGGTGCTGTGCCTTCCGCTGTTGTTCGCGGCGGGCATGAGCCTGTTCGACACCCTTGACGGCACGTTCATGAACTTCGCCTACCAGTGGGCTTTCTCCAACCCGGTGCGGAAGGTGTTCTACAACCTCACCATCACCGGCCTGTCCATCGCAGTGGCCTTCTTCGTGGGCACGATCGAGTTGGTCGGCGTCCTGCACGACAAACTCGGCCTACGTGATGACGTCACCGGCTGGATCGCGGGCCTGGACCTGGACAACGTCGGCTATGTCATCGTCGGCCTGTTCGTGGTCGTCTGGGCCGCGGCCATCACCTACTGGCGCCTGGCCAGGGTCGAGGAGCGCTGGAGCGTTCGCACGGCCGACCCCCGCTGA
- a CDS encoding ArsR/SmtB family transcription factor: protein MHLVPAERAGQRTIDGHRVCDAIAAIGEPERVRAWADRFSLLSDPGRLSLLLALHRAGPISVSDLAVATGMRDTTVSQALRLLRTAGIVEGLKDGRIVRYRLVDGSISGLLEHCVGSD from the coding sequence ATGCATCTCGTCCCCGCGGAACGTGCCGGGCAGCGCACCATCGACGGTCACCGGGTCTGTGACGCCATCGCCGCCATCGGCGAGCCCGAGCGCGTACGCGCCTGGGCGGACCGCTTCTCCCTGCTCTCCGACCCCGGACGTCTGTCCTTGCTGCTCGCCCTCCACCGGGCCGGCCCGATCTCCGTGTCCGACCTCGCGGTCGCCACCGGGATGAGGGACACCACCGTTTCCCAGGCCCTGCGTCTGCTGCGCACCGCGGGCATCGTCGAGGGCCTGAAGGACGGGCGGATCGTGCGCTACCGCCTGGTCGACGGATCGATCTCCGGGCTGCTGGAGCACTGCGTGGGATCCGACTGA
- a CDS encoding HAMP domain-containing sensor histidine kinase, producing MTTRARGLRLSAVSLRSRLMLLSLALVLLGLTVSDMVVLGSVRGQLVTRVDRQLERYGQSLAARLGTDGVPEPRFVHSNRHGSWLPSQFVVAFVAADGRVSEQFRLPVAAGDPRPVWPRMDAASLQAHLGKPFDVASDHGGSWRVLIVPVAASAVTTDGTSATDSSPSANVAAPLPVGVVVSASLDEVDSTTDHLSTAFLLIGGVVAALLGLAAWFAVRAGLRPLRLIEATATEIAAGRPLSHRMPEASPRTEAGRLSSALNVMLAQIESAFAARAESEEQMRRFVADASHELRTPLAGIRGFAELYLMGALVDEEDVKRTMARIESEAVRLGGLVEDLLTLVRMGEQRSVQPAPMDLRTLAVDALHDITALDPGRPVTLTGPGDLGTPPGPAPVLGDEARLRQVVANLVGNAVAHTPPGTPVRIGVGTLDGHGVLEVADRGPGLTPEQAARVFERFYRVDPARTRTTPTDGAGLGLSIVHALVTAHAGHVDLESTPGQGTLFRVRLPSAKQH from the coding sequence TTGACCACCCGGGCGCGGGGCCTGCGGTTGTCGGCGGTGTCCCTGCGGTCGCGGTTGATGCTGCTCTCCTTGGCCCTGGTTCTGCTCGGGCTGACCGTCAGTGACATGGTGGTGCTCGGTTCGGTCCGCGGCCAGTTGGTCACACGGGTGGACCGGCAGCTGGAGCGCTATGGGCAGTCGCTCGCCGCGCGCCTGGGCACGGACGGCGTGCCGGAGCCACGCTTCGTCCATTCGAACAGGCACGGGTCATGGCTGCCGAGCCAGTTCGTGGTCGCCTTCGTGGCGGCGGACGGCCGGGTCTCCGAGCAGTTCCGCCTTCCCGTCGCCGCCGGTGATCCCCGCCCGGTGTGGCCCCGGATGGATGCGGCCTCCCTGCAGGCCCACCTCGGCAAGCCCTTCGACGTCGCCAGCGACCACGGTGGCAGCTGGCGGGTCCTCATCGTGCCGGTCGCGGCCTCCGCCGTGACCACGGACGGCACCTCTGCCACCGACTCCTCCCCTTCGGCGAACGTGGCCGCGCCGCTGCCCGTCGGCGTGGTGGTCTCCGCCTCCCTGGATGAGGTGGACTCCACCACCGATCACCTGAGCACCGCCTTCCTCCTGATCGGTGGTGTGGTGGCGGCCCTGCTCGGACTGGCCGCCTGGTTCGCGGTACGAGCCGGTCTGCGCCCGCTGCGGCTGATCGAGGCGACGGCCACCGAGATAGCCGCGGGCCGCCCGCTGTCCCACCGGATGCCCGAGGCTTCGCCGCGCACCGAGGCCGGGCGGCTGTCCTCGGCACTGAACGTGATGCTCGCCCAGATCGAGTCGGCCTTCGCGGCCCGCGCGGAGTCCGAGGAGCAGATGCGGCGGTTCGTCGCGGACGCCAGCCACGAGCTGCGGACCCCGCTCGCCGGGATCCGCGGCTTTGCCGAGCTCTACCTGATGGGCGCACTCGTCGACGAGGAGGACGTCAAACGCACGATGGCCCGTATCGAGAGCGAGGCCGTACGCCTCGGCGGCCTCGTCGAGGATCTGCTGACCCTGGTACGGATGGGCGAGCAGCGCTCGGTCCAACCCGCCCCGATGGACCTGCGTACCCTTGCGGTGGATGCCCTGCACGACATCACTGCCCTGGACCCCGGACGCCCGGTCACCCTCACCGGCCCAGGCGACCTGGGCACCCCGCCCGGCCCCGCCCCCGTCCTTGGTGACGAGGCCCGGCTGCGCCAAGTGGTCGCCAACCTCGTCGGTAACGCCGTCGCCCACACTCCACCCGGCACCCCGGTCCGCATCGGCGTCGGCACCCTTGACGGTCACGGCGTCCTCGAAGTCGCCGACCGCGGCCCCGGTCTCACCCCCGAGCAGGCCGCTCGTGTCTTCGAACGGTTCTACCGCGTCGACCCCGCCCGCACCCGCACCACCCCCACTGACGGCGCCGGCCTCGGCCTGTCCATAGTCCACGCCCTCGTCACCGCCCACGCGGGCCACGTCGACCTGGAGAGCACCCCCGGTCAAGGCACCCTCTTCCGCGTCCGCCTCCCCTCGGCGAAACAACACTGA
- a CDS encoding response regulator transcription factor produces MDTPEASLLVVDDEPNIRELLSASLRFAGFRVVSAATGADALTAVAQERPDLVVLDVMLPDMDGFAVAKRLWEDSGPHSSRTAGGATDRLPVLFLTAKDGVEDKISGLTAGGDDYVIKPFSLEELIARIRAILRRTGAPTDDGRLVAGDLELDPVGHQVIRAGRPVSLSPTEFKLLAYLMANADRVVSKPQILDHVWAYDFGGDLSIVESYISYVRRKVDSGVDGAAKLIHTVRGVGYVLRRPPTQG; encoded by the coding sequence ATGGACACGCCCGAGGCCAGTCTGCTGGTGGTCGACGACGAACCCAACATCCGGGAACTGCTGTCGGCGTCCCTGCGTTTCGCCGGGTTCAGAGTCGTCTCCGCGGCGACCGGAGCGGACGCGTTGACGGCGGTCGCCCAGGAGCGCCCCGACCTTGTCGTCCTGGACGTGATGCTGCCCGACATGGACGGCTTCGCGGTGGCGAAACGGCTGTGGGAGGACTCGGGGCCGCACTCCTCCCGGACGGCGGGCGGTGCGACCGACCGGCTGCCAGTGCTCTTCCTCACCGCGAAGGACGGCGTCGAGGACAAGATCAGTGGGCTGACGGCCGGCGGCGACGACTACGTCATCAAGCCGTTCAGCCTGGAGGAACTGATTGCGCGGATCCGGGCGATCCTGCGGCGCACCGGGGCACCCACCGACGACGGACGGCTGGTGGCGGGCGACCTGGAACTCGACCCGGTCGGACACCAGGTCATCCGGGCCGGGCGGCCGGTGTCGTTGTCCCCCACCGAGTTCAAACTGCTCGCGTATCTGATGGCCAACGCCGACCGGGTGGTCTCCAAGCCGCAGATCCTGGACCACGTGTGGGCGTACGACTTCGGCGGTGACCTCAGCATCGTCGAGTCGTACATCTCCTACGTACGGCGGAAGGTGGACTCGGGGGTGGACGGGGCCGCGAAGCTCATCCACACGGTGCGCGGCGTCGGTTACGTGCTGCGGCGCCCGCCGACACAGGGCTGA
- a CDS encoding ABC transporter permease — translation MNVIETLRFAFGGLAANKVRSGLTMLGVLIGVAAVIILLAVGNGSSQAVRDSIEKLGTNALTVSSGAGFGARSTATVTKPLTVDDARALADPASAPDIESVAPEVSTSQTALYQGTSHTVGQVVGTYPAYFKASNSKVAKGDYFSADDVLNSRKVAVIGSTTATDLFGTVSPVGKKIVLGGTPFTVVGVLETKGGTGFQDPDDTVIAPLPTVQNAFTGFGPISQILVEAKTADATTPAQNEITTVLMAQHGIKDASALDFRVSSQASLLDTQTSTRQTFTVLLGAVAAISLLVGGIGITNIMLVTVTERTREIGIRKAIGAPKGLILGQFLAESTLLSVVGGGLGVVGGLIGSHFTIVGIKPVIIPESVGGAFAIAVAIGLFFGSYPANRAASLRPIEALRHE, via the coding sequence GTGAACGTCATCGAGACCCTACGGTTCGCCTTCGGCGGGCTCGCCGCGAACAAGGTCCGTTCGGGCCTGACGATGCTGGGCGTACTCATCGGTGTGGCTGCCGTCATCATCCTGCTCGCGGTCGGCAACGGCTCTTCGCAGGCGGTGAGGGACTCCATCGAGAAGCTGGGCACCAACGCGCTGACCGTTTCCTCCGGGGCCGGCTTCGGCGCCAGGTCCACGGCGACGGTCACCAAGCCGCTGACCGTGGACGATGCCCGGGCGCTCGCCGACCCGGCCTCGGCCCCCGATATCGAGTCGGTCGCGCCCGAGGTCAGCACCTCGCAGACCGCGTTGTACCAGGGCACCTCGCACACCGTGGGCCAGGTCGTGGGCACCTATCCCGCGTACTTCAAGGCGTCCAACAGCAAGGTGGCGAAAGGCGACTACTTCAGCGCCGATGACGTGCTCAACTCCCGCAAGGTGGCGGTGATCGGCTCGACGACCGCCACCGACCTGTTCGGCACGGTCAGCCCGGTGGGCAAGAAGATCGTGTTGGGCGGCACCCCGTTCACCGTGGTCGGGGTGCTGGAGACCAAGGGCGGCACCGGCTTCCAGGACCCGGACGACACGGTGATCGCACCGCTGCCCACCGTGCAGAACGCGTTCACCGGCTTCGGGCCGATCAGCCAGATCCTGGTCGAAGCGAAGACCGCGGACGCCACCACGCCCGCGCAGAACGAGATCACCACCGTGTTGATGGCCCAGCACGGCATCAAGGACGCCTCGGCGCTGGACTTCCGGGTCAGTAGCCAGGCGTCACTGCTGGATACCCAGACGTCCACCCGCCAGACCTTCACGGTGCTGCTCGGTGCGGTGGCCGCGATCTCGCTGCTGGTCGGCGGGATCGGGATCACCAACATCATGTTGGTGACGGTGACCGAGCGGACCCGGGAGATCGGCATCCGCAAGGCGATCGGCGCACCCAAGGGCCTCATCCTGGGGCAGTTCCTCGCCGAGTCGACCCTGCTGTCGGTGGTCGGCGGCGGGCTCGGCGTGGTCGGCGGGCTGATCGGCTCGCACTTCACCATCGTCGGCATCAAGCCGGTGATCATCCCAGAGTCGGTGGGCGGAGCCTTCGCCATCGCCGTCGCCATCGGGCTGTTCTTCGGCAGCTACCCGGCCAACCGTGCGGCGAGCCTGCGTCCCATCGAGGCACTGCGGCACGAGTGA
- a CDS encoding ABC transporter ATP-binding protein, whose amino-acid sequence MRWDPRKRLRLGRTGFHRRAETGAGPAAEPGADSPWSPPPVIEVRSLTKTYGHGDAVVRALGGGPGPVTGEPAGVDLVVEQGDMVAVMGSSGSGKSTLMNILGCLDEPTSGRYLLDGIDVGGLDEHQLSLVRNRKIGFVFQSFNLVPRTPALAQVELPLTYAGVRSAERRRRALAALALVGLADRVGHRPNELSGGQQQRVAVARALVTAPAMLLADEPTGNLDSRSTEEVLAIIDRLNASGRTVVLITHEDEVARHAKRVLRLVDGRIVEDVRQAPVEGPPPALRDPAIFAVHSQRSPHSSDSPHSSDSAHSSDSAHSLADGTSGAGSAIAPGGAGR is encoded by the coding sequence ATGAGGTGGGACCCGCGCAAGCGGCTGCGCCTGGGCCGAACCGGATTCCACCGCCGGGCCGAGACGGGAGCCGGGCCCGCGGCCGAACCGGGCGCCGACAGTCCGTGGAGCCCTCCGCCGGTCATCGAGGTGCGGTCGCTGACCAAGACGTACGGGCACGGTGACGCCGTCGTCCGCGCCCTCGGCGGCGGCCCCGGCCCCGTGACGGGCGAGCCGGCCGGCGTGGACCTGGTGGTCGAGCAAGGCGACATGGTGGCCGTCATGGGCAGTTCGGGCTCCGGCAAGTCCACCCTGATGAACATCCTGGGCTGCCTGGACGAGCCGACTTCGGGCCGCTACCTGCTGGACGGCATCGACGTCGGCGGCCTGGACGAGCACCAGCTCTCCCTGGTCCGCAACCGCAAGATCGGTTTCGTCTTCCAGTCGTTCAACCTGGTGCCGCGCACTCCCGCGCTCGCCCAGGTCGAACTCCCCCTCACCTATGCCGGGGTGAGGTCCGCCGAGCGGCGGCGCCGCGCGCTCGCCGCGCTCGCCCTGGTCGGCCTCGCGGACCGGGTCGGGCACCGGCCCAACGAACTCTCGGGCGGCCAGCAGCAGCGTGTGGCGGTTGCCCGCGCGCTGGTCACCGCGCCCGCGATGCTGCTCGCCGACGAGCCGACCGGAAACCTGGACAGCCGCAGCACGGAGGAGGTGCTCGCCATCATCGACCGGTTGAACGCCTCCGGCCGCACCGTCGTCCTGATCACGCACGAGGACGAGGTGGCCCGGCACGCCAAGCGGGTGCTGCGACTGGTGGACGGACGGATCGTGGAGGACGTACGGCAAGCGCCGGTCGAGGGGCCACCGCCGGCACTCCGCGATCCCGCGATCTTCGCGGTGCACTCCCAGCGTTCCCCGCACTCCTCGGATTCCCCGCACTCCTCGGACTCCGCGCACTCCTCGGACTCCGCGCACTCCCTGGCTGACGGGACCTCCGGTGCTGGCTCCGCGATCGCCCCGGGAGGTGCCGGCCGGTGA
- a CDS encoding efflux RND transporter periplasmic adaptor subunit, which translates to MKVLPRRRRAALINSVLGVVVLAGAGGAYAAVHDDGGKSSGNGTARVATVTKGTVLATVSGSGTLFSPSDAGLNFATGGTLTEVSVKPGDKVTKGQVLAKVDPTSAKETLSQDEASLTAAEANLTKVQAGELPAANGSSASSGSSASGRGGVTATPTPTPTVDPAQLAQAQAQLTQARNRVDADQRALDGCVLKAPVSGTVASVSAKKGQTVTGTGSGGSGNGSSGSSSSAGSSTTPTGFIVLTNPTGMQVTADFSEADSLKVKPGQAARVTLNAESGTVLNAKVLSVSSLPASSGSAAGNSGSAVQYEATLTITSPTANLRTGLSASIQVITGEASGALSVPTAAVSGTGANRTVLVINSDGSTTRTDVTVGVEGDSADQITKGLTEGQKVQIPTVASAGNGGFPSGAFPGGLGGGGRFGGRGGGSRTGGGVRGSGGGGRG; encoded by the coding sequence ATGAAGGTGCTCCCACGGCGGCGCAGGGCCGCCCTGATCAACTCGGTGCTCGGCGTGGTGGTCCTCGCGGGTGCGGGCGGCGCCTACGCGGCGGTGCACGACGACGGCGGCAAGTCTTCCGGTAACGGCACTGCCCGGGTGGCCACCGTCACCAAGGGCACGGTGCTCGCCACGGTCTCCGGATCCGGCACGCTGTTCTCGCCGAGCGACGCAGGGCTGAACTTCGCCACCGGCGGTACTCTCACCGAGGTCAGCGTCAAACCGGGCGACAAGGTGACGAAGGGTCAAGTCCTGGCCAAGGTCGATCCGACATCGGCGAAGGAGACCCTGAGCCAGGACGAGGCGTCGCTGACCGCGGCGGAGGCGAACCTGACGAAGGTACAGGCGGGCGAACTCCCCGCAGCCAACGGGAGCAGCGCCTCATCCGGTTCCTCCGCCTCCGGCCGTGGCGGCGTCACGGCCACCCCGACCCCGACCCCGACCGTGGATCCGGCCCAGCTCGCCCAGGCACAGGCCCAGTTGACCCAGGCACGGAACAGGGTCGACGCCGACCAGCGTGCCTTGGACGGGTGCGTCCTCAAGGCTCCGGTGTCCGGCACGGTCGCGTCGGTGTCCGCCAAGAAGGGCCAGACGGTCACCGGGACGGGAAGCGGAGGCTCCGGCAACGGCTCGTCCGGCTCGTCGAGTAGCGCCGGCAGCTCCACCACCCCGACGGGCTTCATCGTGCTGACCAACCCCACCGGGATGCAGGTCACCGCGGACTTCTCCGAGGCCGATTCCCTGAAGGTCAAGCCCGGCCAGGCGGCCAGGGTCACCCTGAACGCCGAATCCGGCACGGTCCTCAACGCCAAAGTCCTGTCGGTCAGTTCGCTGCCGGCGAGCAGTGGCTCCGCCGCCGGCAACAGTGGCAGTGCCGTGCAGTACGAGGCCACGCTCACCATCACCAGCCCCACCGCGAACCTGCGCACCGGCCTGAGCGCCAGCATCCAGGTCATCACCGGTGAGGCGTCCGGTGCACTGAGCGTGCCAACCGCTGCGGTGTCCGGCACAGGCGCCAACCGCACGGTCCTGGTGATCAACTCCGATGGCTCCACCACCCGTACTGACGTCACCGTCGGTGTCGAGGGCGATTCCGCGGACCAGATCACCAAGGGCCTGACCGAGGGCCAGAAGGTGCAGATCCCGACCGTGGCGTCGGCTGGGAACGGTGGCTTCCCGAGCGGAGCGTTCCCCGGTGGCCTCGGGGGCGGCGGCCGGTTCGGGGGCAGGGGCGGCGGCTCGCGCACCGGTGGCGGCGTCCGGGGCTCCGGCGGAGGCGGTCGCGGATGA
- a CDS encoding alpha/beta hydrolase, whose product MHTWPSFRCTRSRYGTRTGTRTPTRAPAFLTATLLTAAALLVSACSSGNPPTSVTGAADVALAALPQSTPSALTPYYTQRLHWHSCGVAGFECTTMKAPLDYAKPGSGDVHLAVARKSATGTGKPIGSLLVNPGGPGGSAIGYLQQYAGIGYPAEVRARYDMVAVDPRGVAHSEPVECLDGRRMDTYTQTDLTPDDQREKAALVAADKTFAQSCGAHSARLLQHVSTVEAARDMDILRAALGDRRLNYVGASYGTFLGATYAGLFPERTGRMVLDGAMDPDLDARRLNLDQTAGFETAFQAFSKDCVRHSDCPLGGKGTTPAQVGDHLKAFFRKLDAHPISAGDVDGRKLGEALATTGVIAAMYDEGAWEQLRESLSSAMRENDGAGLLALSDSYYERGANGRYSNLMMANAAVNCLDLPPAFTGPAQVEKALPEFKKASPVFGEALAWASLNCAYWPVKATGEPHRIEAKGAAPIVVVGTTRDPATPYRWAQSLARQLSSGHLLTYIGDGHTAYGRGSTCIDTAINTYLLHGTPPTTGKRCS is encoded by the coding sequence ATGCACACCTGGCCATCCTTCCGCTGCACCCGGAGCCGGTACGGGACCCGCACCGGGACCCGTACCCCCACCCGAGCCCCGGCCTTCCTGACGGCGACCCTTCTCACGGCCGCCGCCCTGCTCGTGTCCGCCTGTTCCTCCGGGAACCCGCCCACCTCGGTGACCGGTGCGGCGGACGTGGCGCTGGCGGCGTTGCCGCAGTCGACGCCGTCGGCGCTGACGCCGTACTACACCCAGCGGCTGCACTGGCACAGCTGCGGTGTCGCCGGCTTCGAGTGCACGACGATGAAGGCCCCGCTCGACTACGCGAAGCCCGGTTCGGGCGACGTGCACCTCGCGGTCGCCCGCAAGTCGGCCACCGGCACCGGCAAGCCGATCGGTTCGCTGCTGGTCAACCCGGGCGGCCCGGGCGGCTCGGCGATCGGCTACCTCCAGCAGTACGCGGGCATCGGCTATCCGGCCGAGGTCCGCGCCCGCTATGACATGGTCGCGGTGGATCCGCGGGGCGTCGCCCACAGTGAACCCGTCGAATGCCTGGACGGGCGTCGGATGGACACATACACGCAGACCGACCTGACGCCCGATGATCAGCGGGAGAAGGCCGCGTTGGTCGCGGCGGACAAGACGTTCGCGCAGAGCTGCGGGGCGCATTCGGCGCGGCTGCTCCAGCACGTCTCCACCGTCGAGGCGGCGCGTGACATGGACATCCTGCGGGCGGCGCTGGGTGACCGCAGGCTGAACTACGTCGGGGCGTCGTACGGCACCTTCCTGGGGGCGACGTACGCCGGCCTGTTCCCGGAACGGACCGGCCGGATGGTTCTGGACGGCGCGATGGACCCGGACCTGGACGCCCGCAGGCTGAACCTGGACCAGACGGCCGGCTTCGAGACGGCGTTCCAGGCGTTCTCGAAGGACTGCGTACGGCACTCCGACTGCCCGCTCGGCGGCAAGGGCACGACGCCCGCGCAGGTCGGCGACCATCTCAAGGCGTTCTTCCGCAAGCTGGACGCCCACCCCATCTCGGCGGGCGACGTGGACGGCCGCAAGCTCGGTGAGGCGCTGGCCACTACCGGGGTGATCGCGGCGATGTACGACGAGGGGGCGTGGGAGCAACTGCGCGAGTCACTGAGCTCGGCGATGAGGGAGAACGACGGCGCGGGACTGCTGGCGCTCTCCGACAGCTACTACGAGCGTGGCGCGAACGGCCGTTACAGCAATCTGATGATGGCCAACGCCGCCGTGAACTGCCTGGACCTGCCGCCGGCCTTCACCGGCCCCGCCCAGGTGGAGAAGGCCCTGCCCGAGTTCAAGAAGGCATCCCCGGTCTTCGGCGAGGCCCTGGCCTGGGCCTCACTGAACTGCGCGTACTGGCCGGTGAAGGCCACGGGCGAGCCGCACCGCATCGAGGCGAAGGGCGCGGCGCCCATCGTGGTCGTCGGCACCACACGTGACCCGGCGACCCCCTACCGCTGGGCGCAGTCCCTGGCCCGCCAGCTGTCCTCGGGCCACCTCCTGACCTACATCGGCGACGGTCACACCGCGTACGGCCGCGGCAGCACCTGTATCGACACCGCGATCAACACCTACCTGCTCCACGGCACCCCGCCCACCACCGGAAAACGCTGCTCATAG